Proteins co-encoded in one Brassica oleracea var. oleracea cultivar TO1000 chromosome C4, BOL, whole genome shotgun sequence genomic window:
- the LOC106341132 gene encoding fasciclin-like arabinogalactan protein 21, which translates to MGCCSLDCFVYFVLSIALAFMAVSTTLPPPPDSNITKTNRPITHHDPLSLNASKALRQSNFKAIATLLHVSSEIFLSSSPSTTLFAIDDSSLFNTSSLPPLFLKQLLQYHTLPLRLPMEELLKKPQGTCLPTLLRHQSVQISSVDKESRRAEVNHVMISHPDMFLGDSLVIHGVLGPFSPLLPHMDHIPRSSLCQSDSNKTIIEEEEAVPVKIDWTRIIQLLSSNGFVPFAIGLHSVLNRIIADQHKNLTGVTILATPNLVSLSSASPLLYEVMRRHILAQRLTKKNLASMPDKALLKTLDPYQDLIITRRGIVNSSQCFMISGVEIVAPDMFSSNNFVIHGISHTLELPRA; encoded by the coding sequence ATGGGTTGTTGTTCATTGGATTGCTTTGTCTACTTTGTCCTCTCTATTGCTTTAGCTTTCATGGCCGTCTCCACCACTCTACCTCCACCTCCAGATTCCAACATCACAAAAACTAACAGACCCATTACTCATCATGATCCTCTCTCTTTAAACGCTTCAAAAGCTCTACGCCAATCCAATTTCAAAGCAATCGCCACTCTCCTCCACGTATCTTCTGAGATCTTCCTTTCTTCTTCTCCCAGCACAACCCTCTTCGCTATTGACGACTCTTCCTTGTTCAACACGTCATCTCTTCCTCCTCTGTTTCTGAAGCAGCTTCTTCAGTATCACACACTCCCTCTAAGGCTTCCGATGGAGGAACTCCTCAAGAAGCCACAAGGAACCTGTCTCCCTACCCTTCTCCGTCACCAGAGCGTCCAAATCTCCAGCGTTGACAAAGAATCAAGAAGAGCAGAAGTGAATCATGTCATGATCTCACACCCGGACATGTTTCTTGGAGATTCATTGGTAATTCACGGAGTTCTTGGACCCTTCTCACCTCTGCTACCTCACATGGATCATATTCCACGGTCATCTTTGTGTCAATCTGACTCAAACAAAACCATTATCGAAGAAGAAGAAGCTGTGCCGGTTAAGATAGACTGGACTCGGATCATTCAGCTGCTAAGTTCAAACGGGTTTGTGCCATTTGCAATCGGATTGCACTCTGTTCTCAACAGGATCATTGCAGATCAACACAAGAACTTGACCGGAGTAACAATTCTAGCCACACCAAATCTGGTCTCACTGTCATCTGCTTCTCCGCTTCTCTACGAAGTCATGAGACGTCACATTCTTGCTCAACGACTTACCAAGAAAAATCTCGCTTCAATGCCTGATAAAGCCTTACTCAAGACACTAGATCCTTACCAAGATCTCATAATCACTAGGAGAGGTATAGTTAATTCGTCACAGTGTTTCATGATCTCTGGAGTTGAGATTGTAGCTCCAGATATGTTCTCTTCTAACAACTTTGTAATCCATGGGATATCACACACACTAGAGCTCCCACGGGCTTAA
- the LOC106338416 gene encoding uncharacterized protein LOC106338416, which produces MYVVNENNVPVSTLVVCGEGWNKWVRELDSSDKPVDAICSTQTTTAAGSAAGPSRTIDLTKHCKYHDVKWHDTTECKSLYAHYLSSLASGDFKFEPLKAKPENGKSWSKNIERRAQRKATGKGQHSETQQRDDEEDAPKTNGEADSSADEEQPANRIRIEVATSQRWPTRLPNHPSITFLPDDAEGIHVPHSDPLLVVLGIGEYDVTKVLIDTRSSVDLIFRGTLQKMGVDLDDIKPSSRTLTGFNGSSETIVGTIRLPEGEVLELPIDDTDPSRTARISAYLSEDMQQSVLNFLKANVSTFALSMSDMKGIDPAITTHELNVDPTVKPIRQKRRKLGPDRPKAVNEEVDRLLGAGSIFVVRYPECYPLPNIDRLVESTVGNEMLTFMDTFSGYNQIMMHPDDREKTAFITYRGTYCYKVMPFGLKNAGATYQRLVNKMSADKLGVTMEVYIDDMLVKSLHAADHLSHLQDCFETLNKYGMKLNPAKCTFGVSSGEEVQRLTGRIAALNRFISRSTDKCLPFYDLLRGSKRFIWDEKCKEAFIQLKHYLTTPPVLAKPDIGDVLSLYVAVSQVAVSSVLIKEDRGEQKPIFYTSRRMTGPETRYPTLEKMALAVVEAARKLRPYFQSHSVEVLTDQPLRTILQNTNRSGRLTKWAIELGELDITYKNRTATKSQVLADFLIELAPELEQDLTLPNPNWTLHVDGSSTNKGAGAGVQLQSPTGELIRHSFSFGFPASNNEAEYESLIAGLRLAKAIKTKRLSAYCDSQLFARQFSGDYDARNDRMDAYLKIVQGLAA; this is translated from the exons ATGTATGTCGTCAATGAGAACAACGTGCCGGTTTCAACTCTCGTAGTCTGCGGAGAAGGATGGAACAAGTGGGTAAGGGAGCTCGATTCGTCCGACAAACCAGTCGACGCCATTTGCTCAACCCAGACTACAACAGCAGCAGGTTCAGCGGCAGGACCTTCCAGAACCATCGATCTCACCAAACATTGCAAGTATCACGACGTCAAATGGCACGATACGACAGAGTGCAAGTCACTCTATGCGCACTACCTCTCATCCTTAGCAAGTGGCGACTTCAAGTTCGAACCCCTAAAGGCTAAGCCGGAGAACGGCAAGAGCTGGAGCAAGAATATAGAAAGGAGAGCCCAGCGCAAAGCTACAGGCAAAGGTCAACATAGCGAAACTCAACAACGAGATGACGAGGAGGATGCTCCGAAGACTAACGGCGAGGCAGACTCCTCGGCCGACGAAGAGCAACCAGCTAACCGCATACGCATTGAG GTCGCGACTTCGCAGAGGTGGCCGACTAGGCTGCCAAATCACCCTTCGATAACCTTTTTGCCGGATGACGCTGAGGGGATTCACGTACCCCACAGCGACCCTCTTCTTGTAGTCCTTGGAATTGGAGAGTACGACGTCACCAAGGTCCTCATCGATACAAGAAGCTCCGTAGACCTCATCTTCCGAGGAACTCTGCAGAAGATGGGAGTCGATCTCGACGACATCAAACCATCCTCCAGAACATTAACCGGCTTCAACGGATCCTCCGAAACAATAGTGGGAACAATCCGCCTTCCG GAAGGCGAAGTACTCGAGTTACCTATTGACGATACCGATCCAAGCCGGACCGCAAGGATTAGTGCGTATCTGTCTGAAGATATGCAGCAGTCAGTTCTCAACTTTCTCAAGGCGAATGTGTCCACATTCGCGTTGTCCATGTCAGACATGAAAGGAATTGATCCAGCCATAACAACTCACGAACTAAACGTCGATCCGACAGTCAAGCCTATCCGACAGAAGCGACGCAAGCTCGGTCCCGATAGGCCAAAGGCTGTAAACGAAGAGGTCGACCGGTTGCTCGGTGCTGGCTCAATTTTTGTGGTGCGCTACCCCGAGTG CTATCCTCTTCCCAACATCGACCGTTTAGTCGAGTCCACGGTTGGAAACGAGATGCTCACCTTCATGGACACTTTCTCTGGGTACAACCAAATCATGATGCACCCCGACGATCGCGAAAAAACGGCATTTATCACGTATAGAGGAACCTACTGCTATAAGGTCATGCCATTTGGTTTAAAGAACGCAGGAGCAACCTACCAACGGCTTGTGAACAAAATGTCCGCAGACAAGCTGGGCGTCACCATGGAAGTATACATCGATGATATGCTTGTCAAGTCGCTACACGCTGCTGATCACCTCAGTCACTTGCAAGATTGCTTCGAAACTCTCAACAAATACGGCATGAAACTGAACCCAGCAAAGTGCACGTTCGGGGTTTCCTCAGGCGA AGAAGTGCAACGGCTTACGGGTAGGATAGCTGCACTCAACCGGTTCATCTCCAGATCCACCGACAAATGCTTGCCATTCTACGACCTCCTGCGAGGTAGCAAAAGGTTTATCTGGGATGAGAAATGCAAGGAGGCATTTATCCAACTCAAGCATTATCTGACAACACCACCTGTTCTCGCCAAGCCAGATATCGGAGACGTTCTATCTCTTTACGTCGCAGTGTCACAAGTAGCAGTCAGTAGCGTTCTAATAAAAGAGGACCGTGGTGAGCAAAAGCCAATCTTCTACACAAGCAGGCGCATGACCGGACCAGAAACGCGATACCCAACTCTGGAGAAAATGGCACTGGCAGTCGTCGAAGCGGCGAGAAAGCTTCGCCCTTACTTTCAGTCACATTCGGTTGAAGTATTAACAGACCAGCCCCTCCGAACAATACTTCAAAATACAAACAGGTCCGGAAGACTAACGAAGTGGGCTATCGAACTCGGTGAGCTTGATATCACTTACAAGAACAGAACCGCAACGAAATCTCAGGTTCTCGCAGACTTCTTAATCGAATTGGCCCCGGAGTTAGAGCAAGATCTCACACTTCCAAACCCAAACTGGACACTGCATGTCGACGGATCTTCGACTAACAAGGGCGCTGGTGCTGGAGTTCAACTGCAATCCCCGACCGGCGAACTAATCAGGCATTCTTTTAGCTTCGGCTTTCCAGCCTCAAACAACGAAGCAGAATACGAATCTTTGATCGCTGGACTCCGCTTAGCAAAAGCTATCAAGACCAAACGCCTAAGCGCCTACTGCGACTCGCAGTTATTCGCCCGTCAGTTTAGCGGCGATTACGACGCCCGCAACGATCGGATGGACGCCTACCTCAAGATAGTACAGGGTTTAGCCGCATAG
- the LOC106341072 gene encoding rho GDP-dissociation inhibitor 1-like: MGLEDEKKGGEASGETSDRENRLSRMNSESSLSPTEEDDDDEDRKPELGPMIALKEQLEKDKDDESLKRWKEQLIGVVDFEDVGETPDPVVKILHLKIRSPDRDEMVLTIPDDGVPNPKSPWFTIKEGSKYTLVFNFRVTNNIVSGLRYNNTVWKTGVKVDSTKAMLGTFSPQAEPYQHVMPEETTPSGIFARGSYSARTKFIDDDNKCYLEINYTFDIRKNWQ; the protein is encoded by the exons ATGGGTTTGGAAGATGAGAAGAAGGGAGGAGAAGCATCAGGAGAAACATCAGACAGAGAAAATAGGCTAAGCAGAATGAACAGTGAGAGCTCTTTGTCTCCGACAGAAGAGGATGATGATGATGAAGACAGGAAGCCCGAACTTGGTCCCATGATCGCTCTCAAAGAACAGCTTGAGAAAGACAAG GATGATGAAAGCTTGAAAAGATGGAAGGAGCAACTTATCGGCGTGGTAGATTTTGAAGACGTCGGAG AGACACCGGATCCTGTAGTAAAGATACTACACTTGAAAATTAGGTCTCCAGACAGAGATGAGATGGTATTGACGATACCTGATGATGGTGTGCCGAACCCGAAAAGTCCCTGGTTCACCATAAAGGAAGGATCTAAGTACACCCTTGTCTTCAACTTTCGTGTTACCAACAATATTGTTTCTGGACTTCGCTATAACAATACCGTTTGGAAAACCGGTGTCAAGG TGGATAGTACGAAAGCAATGCTTGGGACATTTAGTCCTCAGGCTGAGCCTTACCAACATGTGATGCCTGAAGAAACCACACCTTCTGGCATATTCGCTAGAGGATCCTATTCTGCAAGGACGAAG TTCATTGATGACGATAATAAGTGCTATTTGGAGATCAACTACACCTTCGACATCCGCAAGAATTGGCAATGA
- the LOC106338418 gene encoding uncharacterized abhydrolase domain-containing protein DDB_G0269086-like — MAAEMDISMSVRVFEELTFMKAEPNGIFSVKMRSNYNVLTGHPNKTQDWQRAYFFEKSEEHAFEEPPGDDYRVLWNRQLVRHPNTIAYPEKFFESAQAIAAHIDWESRLPCVLGPHKCRAETSASGPKKKKKTKRTKVGATDEVPPEKSASLDTTSEGSKAKKKKDGRKRSRGGAASSADRGEGLAEGQEAVLVGAASDGHPRKRTKRSVEAEPRPSTSDANAADATLVDAVGEASGTPENLSEERRKTCSREGGSSGEPARSTPDSSARKRSGSEGSVAKRKRIEFPYRVEFSYNETTPLILNPLRCAELTRQIRCGTKDMPQLEDLYFKNEYIDVASSRARSDGSMNFLVEKYDSALKQTMIQLGSSEKLAQARLKAIERVRAEHKKANEKAAKEKEVLQVKFEELEGKLKSAGAAKKELARDNTRMEQAAATLEKEKTELLEERDAAVEKLIGERQRLRDSLGLEVTRERERVEAAMVEKVNRCFGRVHDHFTRLDAFGKAKNQYGQASGTKKCLEMIKASGTEIPKEMIDVFAEQEKLYEAEATKFCVGPLSDSDLTLSPLVLPSRFVEDRVRASFDPYGSNVNLIRPGMVSQLITSLKTTEEPSEEPLVDVTSVPAEHVEVPEGGSLGERPENENLEEVPGKDNLETGNTPVREEETENVGIEDPVLISDSSSEGREDEEEEDDRVEETSPLQPVEEEMTNKVGNRDVPPPPAVASLVPVPTRVEDPTAAATEDPVSPSALGTPEEDG, encoded by the exons ATGGCAGCTGAGATGGACATCTCGATGAGTGTGAGGGTCTTCGAGGAGTTGACTTTCATGAAGGCGGAGCCAAACGGGATCTTCTCGGTGAAAATGCGTTCGAACTACAACGTCTTGACCGGTCATCCAAATAAGACGCAGGATTGGCAACGCGCGTATTTCTTTGAGAAATCTGAGGAACATGCTTTCGAAGAGCCGCCGGGGGACGACTACCGCGTTTTGTGGAATCGGCAACTCG TTCGTCATCCGAATACGATCGCCTACCCCGAGAAGTTTTTTGAAAGTGCTCAGGCGATCGCGGCGCACA TTGATTGGGAGTCGAGGCTTCCTTGCGTTCTCGGTCCCCATAAGTGTAGGGCAGAGACTTCTGCTTCAGGTCCCAAAAAGAAGAAAAAGACCAAAAGGACTAAGGTGGGAGCGACCGACGAGGTTCCTCCCGAAAAGTCTGCTTCCCTTGATACGACTTCCGAGGGTTCGAAGGCCAAAAAGAAGAAGGATGGGAGGAAAAGGTCTCGTGGCGGGGCAGCTTCCTCTGCCGATAGAGGCGAGGGCCTAGCAGAAGGGCAAGAGGCTGTTTTAGTCGGGGCGGCATCAGATGGTCACCCGAGGAAGAGAACTAAGAGGTCTGTTGAGGCAGAGCCTCGTCCTTCTACCTCCGACGCGAATGCTGCTGACGCGACCTTAGTCGACGCTGTTGGGGAGGCCAGCGGCACTCCTGAAAACCTGTCAGAGGAAAGGAGGAAAACCTGCTCGCGAGAAGGAGGTTCTAGTGGTGAGCCCGCGAGGTCTACTCCAGACTCTTCTGCGAGAAAAAGATCTGGATCTGAAGGTTCCGTAGCGAAGAGAAAGAGGATCGAATTCCCTTATCGCGTCGAGTTTTCCTACAACGAGACAACTCCCCTGATCCTTAATCCCCTTAGGTGCGCCGAGCTGACGCGACAAATTCGTTGTGGGACGAAGGATATGCCGCAATTGGAAGACCTTTACTTCAAGAATGAATACATCGACGTTGCTTCCTCGAGAGCGCGG AGTGACGGGAGCATGAACTTCCTTGTTGAGAAGTACGACAGCGCACTGAAGCAGACGATGATCCAGTTGGGATCTTCGGAGAAGCTTGCTCAAGCAAGGTTGAAGGCCATTGAGAGGGTAAGGGCTGAGCATAAGAAGGCTAACGAGAAGGCTGCGAAGGAGAAAGAAGTTCTTCAAGTAAAGTTCGAAGAGCTGGAGGGTAAGCTCAAATCCGCCGGCGCGGCGAAGAAAGAGCTTGCCCGAGATAACACCCGTATGGAACAAGCGGCTGCGACCCTTGAGAAGGAGAAGACTGAGCTACTCGAGGAAAGGGACGCTGCAGTTGAGAAATTGATTGGAGAGAGGCAACGCTTGAGAGACTCCCTGGGGCTTGAGGTTACTCGTGAGAGGGAAAGGGTCGAAGCTGCTATGGTCGAGAAGGTAAATCGCTGCTTTGGTCGCGTGCACGACCATTTTACTCGCTTGGACGCCTTTGGGAAAGCGAAGAACCAGTACGGTCAAGCTTCGGGGACGAAGAAGTGCCTCGAGATGATAAAGGCAAGTGGGACGGAGATCCCGAAAGAAATGATCGACGTTTTTGCCGAGCAGGAGAAACTCTACGAGGCGGAGGCTACAAAATTTTGTGTAGGTCCGCTATCTGATAGCGACCTCACTCTTTCTCCGCTGGTTCTTCCTTCTCGTTTCGTCGAGGACAGGGTTAGAGCGTCGTTTGATCCTTATGGATCGAACGTAAATTTGATCAGACCAGGGATGGTTTCTCAGCTCATTACCTCGCTCAAAACTACCGAGGAGCCATCGGAGGAGCCATTGGTCGATGTCACGTCGGTCCCGGCTGAGCACGTTGAGGTCCCGGAGGGAGGTAGTCTTGGTGAACGTCCAGAGAACGAGAACCTGGAGGAGGTCCCCGGAAAGGACAACCTTGAGACAGGCAACACTCCGGTTCGAGAGGAAGAGACCGAGAACGTGGGCATCGAGGATCCTGTCCTCATCTCGGATTCTTCTTCTGAAGGACGAGAAGACGAAGAGGAGGAAGACGATAGAGTCGAGGAGACGTCGCCGTTGCAGCCTGTCGAGGAAGAGATGACCAACAAAGTCGGGAATAGAGATGTTCCTCCGCCTCCTGCTGTGGCATCTCTTGTCCCTGTTCCTACTCGGGTGGAAGACCCGACTGCTGCCGCTACTGAAGACCCAGTTAGTCCTTCTGCTCTTGGGACGCCAGAGGAGGACGGTTAA